In Chitinophagaceae bacterium, the genomic window ATGTTTGATGATAGCTATACTAATGAAATAGATGCTAACGACCTGAAGAAATTTGCCAACCCCGGAGAAAATATTTCTATCAACAAAGGAGATAATAATTTACTGATGATAGAAAGCCACCCAAGCATTGTGGCAGATGATACTTTGTTCCTGAAAATTTCGGGTATGAAGGCCAGGCCTTACCGCCTGAATATACAACCGGAAAATATGGCGAAGCCCGGTTTAATGGCATGGCTTGTAGATAAATTTACCGAAACATCTACACCCATTGATTTGCTCACGGGCTTAATCTATAATTTCGACATCAGCACCAATCCATCTGCCGTGCCAGACCGGTTTATGATTGTATTTAAAAATGCAACCGTGGTGCCCGTTAAAATTGTAAGCATTGCCGCAGAACGAAACAACAATGGCAGCAATACCGTAAAATGGAGGGTGGAAAATGAAACCGGCGTTGCTCATTATGAGTTGCAACGCAGCCATAATGGTAGCAACTTTACAGCATTGCAAAGTAATATTGCTGCAACCAATAACAATGGCGGTAGTGAAATGTACAACCGTATAGATGCCAATCCATTGGTAGCCGATAACTATTACAGGATAAAAGCCACTTTGCAAAACGGAAGGATCGAATACAGTGCAATTGTGAAACTTAGCCAGGTAAAAGCGCCGTCTTCTATTACTGTGTTCCCTAATCCTGTTAAAGAAAACCGCTTTAATATTGAATTTGTGAACCAGCCCGAAGGTCGTTATGTGCTGGATTTGCTGGCAGCAAACGGGCAGGTGGTTTACAGCTTTGCGGTAATGGTTACGGGAAATAATTTCATAAAAACTATTACACCTGCAAGGGTAATTGCCGGTGGAACTTATACCATAAGGCTCACAGCACCAGATGGAAAAATTGTGGTGAAGAAAGTGATGGTGGAGTAGGGCTGCTATTGGGCAAATGCTCTCGTTTTTTAATTTTGTTTAGGGTTATTCATAACGCTCCTTTTTTAAGGGGCGTTTTTTTTAAATTTGAAAGGCATAATGGCAAATCCTTAATTCCAATAAACGAAACGGGTTATCTTTGCTGCCTCTATGGCGGAAAAAATCATTATCCTCGACTTTGGCTCCCAATATACTCAACTCATTGCCCGTAGCATTAGAGAAGCCAATGTGTATTGCGAAATCATCCCATTTAATAAATCCATTGAATTTGATGCGTCGCTTAAAGGCATCATTCTTTCTGGTTCGCCCTGCTCGGTAAATGAAGCAGATGCGCCAATGGCAGATATAAAAATGCTTACCACAAAAGTACCTGTGTTGGGTATTTGCTATGGTGCACAGCTTATGGCAAAGCAATATGGAGGTGTGGTGGCAAAAAGTAATAAAAGAGAATATGGAAGGGCAACCATGCAAATTAATGAAACCGATGAACTGATGAAAGGCGTTGCGGCTTCATCGCAGGTATGGATGAGCCATAGCGATTCTATCAAAAACCTGCCCGAAGGATTTGAAATTTTGGGCCATACAGAAAGCATACCTGTTGCGGCATTTAAAAGTAACAAGAGTTCAGCCCAAGTTGTTTATGGGTTGCAATTTCATCCCGAAGTATATCATTCCACAGATGGAAAAACCATCCTGCGTAATTTTTTAAAAAATATTTGCGCTTGTAGCCAGGATTGGACGCCTGCACACTATATTACCGATACGGTGGATGCACTAAAAAAGCAACTGGGAAATAAAAAAGTAGTAATGGCTTTAAGCGGCGGTGTGGACAGTACTGTAGCTGCTACCTTAATACATAAAGCCATCGGCAAAAACCTCTTTGGCATTTTTGTAGACAACGGGCTTTTGAGGAAAAATGAATTTGAACAGGTGTTAAAAGCCTATAACCAAATTGGCCTTAATGTAACCGGCGTAAATGCACAGGAATTTTTTTATAATAAACTCAAAGGAAAAACAAATCCCGAAGACAAGCGCAAAGCTATTGGTGGTGCTTTTATAGAAATATTTGATGAAGAATCCCATAAATTAAAAGACATTGATTTTTTAGGACAGGGTACAATTTATCCCGATGTAATAGAATCTGTTTCGGTGCATGGGCCATCGGTTACTATAAAATCGCACCACAATGTAGGCGGCTTGCCCCAAACCATGAAGCTGCAACTGGTGGAGCCTTTACGTCTGCTCTTTAAAGATGAAGTAAGAAAAATTGGTGCCGAACTGGGTATTCCGGCAGATATGCTGGGCAGGCACCCTTTTCCGGGGCCAGGCCTGGCCATTAGAATTTTAGGAGAAGTAACTAAAGAAAAGGTACAGTTATTGCAGGATGCAGATGAGGTATTTATAAATTCGTTAAAAAATGCCGGTTTATACAACCAGGTGTGGCAGGCTGGCGTCATATTATTACCGGTAAAAAGCGTAGGCGTAATGGGGGATGAGCGTACCTATGAATTTACGGTTGCATTACGTGCCGTAACCTCGGTAGATGGGATGACGGCAGATTGGGCGCATTTGCCTTATGATTTCCTGGCAACGGTGAGCAACGAAATTATTAATAACGTAAAAGGTATCAACAGGGTGGTGCTGGATATAAGCAGTAAACCGCCTGCAACAATAGAATGGGAATAATAAATTTGAACAATATGAAAATGAAGCTTCCGTTACTTTTATTGATTGTGTTGAGCATTGTTTTTTTTGATGTACAGGCGCAGGTACAGACCAATATGGCAGACAGCTTTATCTTAAAGGCTGATTCTCCAAAGCCTGTATTCCCATCATTTAAAGTTGCCATTTTTTCACCGCTTTATCTCGATTCTGCATTTTTGGGTGACAGCTACAGGTATAATAAGTCTTTTCCCCGCTTTACCCTGCAGGGTTTTGAATTTATACAAGGTGTTCAACTGGCGTTGGATAGTATGAAATTCTTTGGCGGTAATATTA contains:
- the guaA gene encoding glutamine-hydrolyzing GMP synthase codes for the protein MAEKIIILDFGSQYTQLIARSIREANVYCEIIPFNKSIEFDASLKGIILSGSPCSVNEADAPMADIKMLTTKVPVLGICYGAQLMAKQYGGVVAKSNKREYGRATMQINETDELMKGVAASSQVWMSHSDSIKNLPEGFEILGHTESIPVAAFKSNKSSAQVVYGLQFHPEVYHSTDGKTILRNFLKNICACSQDWTPAHYITDTVDALKKQLGNKKVVMALSGGVDSTVAATLIHKAIGKNLFGIFVDNGLLRKNEFEQVLKAYNQIGLNVTGVNAQEFFYNKLKGKTNPEDKRKAIGGAFIEIFDEESHKLKDIDFLGQGTIYPDVIESVSVHGPSVTIKSHHNVGGLPQTMKLQLVEPLRLLFKDEVRKIGAELGIPADMLGRHPFPGPGLAIRILGEVTKEKVQLLQDADEVFINSLKNAGLYNQVWQAGVILLPVKSVGVMGDERTYEFTVALRAVTSVDGMTADWAHLPYDFLATVSNEIINNVKGINRVVLDISSKPPATIEWE